CTTGCTGAATTGTGCGAAGGAGATGTGCTGGTCGTTTGGAAGCTTGACCGTCTGGGCCGGTCGCTCTCCCATCTGATTCGGATCGTCGAAGATCTGAAGACGCATGGTATTGCCTTCCGCTCGTTGACGGAAGCGATCGACACAACGAATTCCCACGGGTCGTTTTTGTTCAACCTGTTTGGGACGCTTGCCGAATACGAAAGAACGCTGATCACGGAACGGGTCAACGCCGGCCTGGCAGCGGCTCGCCGACGTGGACGCAAGGGCGGCAGACCTCCGACGATCGACACGGAAAAAATCGAGCAGATTCTGGCGGCGCTGGAAGCCGGCTCCAGCAAGGCGGCCGTGTGCCGGACGTTCCATGTACCGCGCTCGACGTTGATCGATACATTACGACGAGCCGGTTGGACCGGACCGGGCAAAGCAGATGACCCTGCCACCCCGGTTTGAAAGCAGGCGTGCCCATGGCCTTCCTCGACGCGCAGACACGCGCTGTTCTGTTTGATCCGCCTGACATTTATGAAGAGGTGCTGGCCCGCTATGCACTATCTGCAGAAGATGTCGCCTTCGCCACAGCGCATCGCCGCTCTCATAATCGTCTGGGTTTTGCCATCCAGCTTGCCTTGGTACGGGACCTCGGCCGGCCACTTCGCGTAGGAGAGGTTCCGCCGGAGGCGGTCGTCTCTGTCGTCGCTGATCAGTTGGACATCGACCCTGCCGTGTTTGCGCTCTACGCGCAGCGTGAGGAAACCCGCCGAGAACATACGCGGGAGATTGTTGCGGCACTGGACCTTCAGCCCGTTCGCACGAGCGACTATCGAACCCTGATCACAGCAGCAGCCCGCGAGGCGGCCGCGACCGAGCAAGGCCAGCCGATCACCAAGGCAGTGATCGAAGCCCTGAAGGATAGAAAGCTGCTCGTTCCCATGCCGGAACTGCTGATCCGGCTGGCGATGGCGGGCCGGGCGGCGGCACGGCGGCAAGCCTATCGCGGGCTGATCAGGGATCTGGAGCAACCGTCCATAGCGGCGCTTGATCGGCTGCTTGTCGATCGATCTGGCGACCGGAGTCATCTGAGCTGGATTGCCGAAGCGCCGGAAGGCGTGAAGCTGAAAAACCTCAAAGCCCTGATCGCCCGTCTCGAGGTCTTGCGCTCGGCCGCCATTTCCGATGACCGGCGTAAAACGATCCATGCCAACCGCTATGGCATCATCGCTCGCGATGCCCGTATCCTGCATGCCCGGGAGATACGGCGTCTGACTGTCGAACGACGTCACGCCACCCTGACAGCCTTCGTCATAGAAAGGCAGGCGGCCATCACCGATCTTGCGATCGACATGTTCTGCAAGCTGATCGGCAGCACGCGCCGCAAGGCTGAACTCAGCCGGAAAGAACGTCGTCTGAAGGATGCCGAGATTCTTGACGGGGTGGCGCTCGACCATCTCAAGCTTGGCGAGGCGCTTCTGGCTGCTCGCGAAAACGGCAGCGATCTCTCCTCGGCGATCGCGGCCTCGCTGGGCTGGGACGGGCTGATGGCCAGCATGGCGGCTGCCAGTTCTGTTGTTCGGCCCGACAATAACGACGAGTTCGATGAGCTTATCGAACGACACAAATCGCTGCGGAAATTCGGAAAGCTTATCTTCCGCACATTCTCCTTCCGGTCGTTTCGCCCCGATGACCCGGTTCTGAGGGCAGTGGACCACTTGCGGGCGCTTTACAGCGGCCGAAAATTGTCCGCACAAGTGCCGGTCACATTCATGACGCGCAAATGGCGATCGTGTCCCAAGAGGTGGTGTAGCTTCGGCGCTCGCCGTGGCCTACCGGACAGAGCCGGGAATGGATCAGCTTGCCGTTGGCAGGCTGATGAGCGGATCATCGTTCATCGTAGCAATGGTCTCAAGTGTCATGTAGCGAGACCGCTGGACGGCCCATTCGTCGTTCTGTTCAAGCAGCAGCGCGCCGACCAGGCGAAAAATTTCGGCTGAAGCAAGCATTGTGGGGGGAACTGAACAACCTTGAAAAGAGCAGCACAAGGTTCGCTGAAATCGGATCGACTGGCCTCATGGATAAGCCCTCGCAAAGACGATGTCCTGATCAACCAAGACGTTGAACTTGTAACTCGGTCGGATTTCGAGGGTCGGCTGGATATTGAGATTGCGGCTGATCGTCAGTTCGGCCACGCGACCGAAACTCTCCGCAAAATTCCGTCTTGCCGCATCGGATGCCGTGTCCTGCGTGGCAAGCGTCGAACTTTCGGGTAAGGACGCGTCGATCCCAGTTCCAATCAGCGCGATTAGCGCCGCCGAACCAAATGTCCGCCAATAGTGGTTGTTCACCTTGTCGTGGAAACCGCCATAGCCTTGTGCATCCGTTCCCGCCATGCCGCCAATCTGCAGCGTGGAGCCGTTCGGGAAAATGATATCCGTCCAGACGACGAGAACGCGGCTTTGCCCGAACGACACCTTGCTGTCGTAGCGGCCGAAGAGCTTCGTTCCCTGCGGAATGAGGAGGCGATGCCCTGTTGCACTGTCATAGACGTTCTGGCTGACCTGGGCTGTGATGCGACCGGGCAGATCCGAGTTGATGCCGGTAATCAGGGTCGCCGGGATGACCGAACCGCGCTTCAGTTCAAAGGGTGACTGCTGCGGCACGACGCGTTTGGGAAGGTATCCGAGATCCTTGAGATCGGCATTGAAGAAATCCTCCTTGGAGGACTGTCCGTTCGGATCGATATTCTGCCCGCCGAGACCAGCCCGCAACGCGGCGGCATAAAGATCGGAGGTGGCGCCGGTGGTCGTCGATGACGCAGTGTTCGTCGTCGTTCCTGCTGAGGTGGTCTCGTCTGCCCTCGCCTCCAGCTTGCTGCGGTCGATGGCGAGCGGCGCGTCATAGGCCGCGTCATTCGCCTGCAACCGGGCCATGCGCTGGCGATGCCGCTCGCGCAGATACTGTTCCTGCTGTTCCCGTTCTAGACGCGCCCGCCAGACTTTTTCCGATTCCAGCTCCTGTCCGCGCTGCTGTTCCTGACGCTCTCCCGGCTGCGGCGTGAACGGATTCTTCGCCTTGTCTTTCTCCTCCTTTGTTTCGACAGGTGTCGGCTGGAACGTCGTCTGCTGCTGCGGCTCGCCGATGATGCCGTCCGTCACACCGCGCTTGATCTGGTCGGCGAAGGTCGAGGCCGGATTGCCCGAGCTCGTTTCCGGTCCGGTGTCCTTGCCAAAGTTGAGTCCGCGTGTCGTGAGGCCATAGAAAATAACGCCAAGAAAGGCGATGACCAGCACGATCACCACGACAATCGGCAGACGATTAATCCGCTTGATGCCGGATTCCGCTTCGGCATTCGCAGCACCACCGAGTTGCAAGGATTGGACCATGATGCTCTCCCTCAGCCGCGCCGCATCAGCGAGAGCGCGCTCGCCGGCGTCGCGCCGCTTGCCGTTACTGTGTAGGCGCGGCCAAGTTCGACACTATCGGTCGAAAGACGCGCCAGCACTTGCCCGTCGAATGGCACGATCACATAGGCGAGCGGGATGATCTTTGTCCCGCTGTCCGTCTTCTGATCGGTGACGACGGGATAACCCCAGCCTTTCAGCGCCGCTTCCAGCGCCTGTCCGAACGGCGAGGCGTCCGGCTTGAGCGCAACGGTCGCCTTCCCGGGTCCGATCTGTTCGGCAAGCCGGCTGACCATATCGCCGGCAATGGCGCTTGCCGCCGGGCCGGAGATTTCCGCCGGTGCGTTGCTGGCGACGAGACCGTCAGTCCCCATAGACTGGCATCCGGAGAGGAGGATGGCGAAGGTGCCGGCTGCGGCAATAGCGCGGATGGGGCGCAAGAAGAGATTGTCGGCAAAGTTTCGCATCACCGCCCTCCTCTTCTGATCGTCACCTTTTCCTGTTTCCATCCGACGCCGGAGACGAGCACCGCGCGATCGATGTGATAATCGACCACCATCATGTCGTTCTTCATCCGGTAGTTGACGATCCGGTTCTGTCCGCCGGAGGTGACGAACAGCACCGGTGCATCCTGGCCGGAAATCGAGCGCGGGAACTGGATGTAGGTTTTCAGGCCATCGGAATAGACCCGTGTCGGCCGCCAGCCGGCCCTGCCTGAGACCGAATAGGAGAAGTTCAACTGCTCGGCCGGCACGCCGGCGCCTGGAATGGTGCTCGCCTCGAGGCGGGCATTGATATCGGCGAGCTTCGCCGAGACGTCCTCCGGATATTCGAAACCGACGCGGGCCATGTATTGCGTGGCATGCGACTTGAGCTGGATATGATAGGTCCGCCGCGACGTCGTCACCACCATCGAGGTGACGAGACCAGGCTCCGACGGCTTGACGATCAGGTGGATCGCCTGGCCGCCCGCCGCACCTGATGTCGCCGGCTCGACCTTCCACCGCACGGTGTCGCCAACGAGGACGTCGCGAACGACCTCGCCTCCCTGAAGCTCGATGTCGCAGACTTGGAGTGGCGAGCAGACGACCGACGGCTGCACCTCGCCAAAAAGAAAAATCACCTTGCCGTCGGCTCCCTTGGTCACAAGCCCGCGCGATCCCCGCCACTGGCCGGAGATGCTCACGCCCTTCGCCTCATTGGCGGTGACGCCATCGGCCGCAAAAGCGTGGAGAGGGGCAAGGGCAATGGCCGCCAGTGCCGTCGATGCGGTGGCGCCGGCAATCAACATGGCCGAAAAATTCTCAAGTCGGATATTCATGTTCGGGGCCATGCCTTTCAAAGCTGCGCTGTCCAGTCGAAATCGCGGAGATAAAGACCGATGGGATTCAAGCGGATGACGCCCTCGTCCTGCGGAGGCGTGAGCGTCACGGTGGCTATGCCGCGAAAACGGCGCACCGCCGTCTCCTTCCCGCGGCGGTCACGCTCGAACTCGGTCCAGTCGACCTGATAGGACTGGTTCGACAGAGCGACGATGTTGTTGACCTCGACCGCCACTGTCGTAGTCTTCGCTTTCTCGAAGGGCGAATTGGAGCGGAACCAGGCATTGACCTTCTCGGTTGCGGGATCCGAGGTCCTAAGCAGGCCGTAGGTTCGGTCGATATATTGCTTCTGGACGACGGCATCCGGCGTTACGCTCCGGAAGTTCGAGACGAAGCTGCCGAGCGTGGCGCGCACCACACGCGGGTCGGCATATTCGATCTGCTGCGGGAAGCCGGCATTGGAGGCCGTTCCGAGCTTGTCGACCTCGACGATATAGGGGACGAGCTTCACCTGCGTGCTTTGATAAAGTGCGTAAGTGAAGCCGATCACCGCCATGGCCATGCCCGTGATGCCGACGATGCGCCAGGCCGCGGCCGCCTTCACATAGGAGCCATAGCGCTCGTTCCATTCGTTGCGCGCAGCGAGATAGGGATTGGCGATATGGGTATTATCTGGCGCATTGCGTCCGGCCATGCGTTGTCAGCCTTCTACTTGTTCTCGTTGATGGGTGGGGGTGGAGGTGGCGGTGTTGGTCGGCCCGACTGACGCGTCTGGTCGAGCTTGGCGTTGGCAAGCCCGAGCAGCGATCCGGCATAGGCGCCGGGAGACGCGATCGCCTTCTCCTTGGCTGCGGATCCGGCAGCCCATCCAGCACTTCCAATACCGGACGCCATGCCGCGCAGCGCCGCTCCAGCCAACGAAGAGCCCCCTGCCCTCGCCGAGCTAGCCGTCTGCGCTCCTTTCGTTGCGGCACTCGCGCCAAGGAAAGCGCCGCCGGCCGCGAATGTCGCGGCCTGGCCGCCATGACGGATCGCTTCCATACCTCCGGCAATCGACGCGCCCTGGACCACACCCTGCAGAATCGGCGGGACATACATGGCGATCACGAAGACCACCACCGAGATGCCGGCGATGGCAAGTGTGGTGATGAACTGCTCGGAGGTCGCTGTCGGCGCTTCCGCCAAGCCGAGCAGGATGTCGGAGCCAATCTTGGCGATCATCACCAGCGCCATCAGCTTCATGCCGACGGAGAAGGCGTAGACCAGATATTTGACCGCGAAATCCTTGGTGAAGGACGAGCCGCCAAGACCGAGCATGATCA
This genomic interval from Polymorphum gilvum SL003B-26A1 contains the following:
- the trbH gene encoding conjugal transfer protein TrbH; translated protein: MRNFADNLFLRPIRAIAAAGTFAILLSGCQSMGTDGLVASNAPAEISGPAASAIAGDMVSRLAEQIGPGKATVALKPDASPFGQALEAALKGWGYPVVTDQKTDSGTKIIPLAYVIVPFDGQVLARLSTDSVELGRAYTVTASGATPASALSLMRRG
- the trbL gene encoding P-type conjugative transfer protein TrbL, which translates into the protein MVIVRPSRKLELSFISIGLILLVATPALAQQGSVLTTLENSVVTAAKGWETTVMNAARSLFWILAGIEVGIAAVWLAINAASLDSWFAELVRRIMFIGLFAFILDQGPSFAKAVVDSLYQIGAGGGSASPANIFDAGIRVATKMSEQAKFGLWEDNALAIAAVFAMVVVVVSFSLVAAIFVAVMVEMYVGLLAGMIMLGLGGSSFTKDFAVKYLVYAFSVGMKLMALVMIAKIGSDILLGLAEAPTATSEQFITTLAIAGISVVVFVIAMYVPPILQGVVQGASIAGGMEAIRHGGQAATFAAGGAFLGASAATKGAQTASSARAGGSSLAGAALRGMASGIGSAGWAAGSAAKEKAIASPGAYAGSLLGLANAKLDQTRQSGRPTPPPPPPPINENK
- the trbG gene encoding P-type conjugative transfer protein TrbG, which codes for MNIRLENFSAMLIAGATASTALAAIALAPLHAFAADGVTANEAKGVSISGQWRGSRGLVTKGADGKVIFLFGEVQPSVVCSPLQVCDIELQGGEVVRDVLVGDTVRWKVEPATSGAAGGQAIHLIVKPSEPGLVTSMVVTTSRRTYHIQLKSHATQYMARVGFEYPEDVSAKLADINARLEASTIPGAGVPAEQLNFSYSVSGRAGWRPTRVYSDGLKTYIQFPRSISGQDAPVLFVTSGGQNRIVNYRMKNDMMVVDYHIDRAVLVSGVGWKQEKVTIRRGGR
- a CDS encoding conjugal transfer protein TrbF; protein product: MAGRNAPDNTHIANPYLAARNEWNERYGSYVKAAAAWRIVGITGMAMAVIGFTYALYQSTQVKLVPYIVEVDKLGTASNAGFPQQIEYADPRVVRATLGSFVSNFRSVTPDAVVQKQYIDRTYGLLRTSDPATEKVNAWFRSNSPFEKAKTTTVAVEVNNIVALSNQSYQVDWTEFERDRRGKETAVRRFRGIATVTLTPPQDEGVIRLNPIGLYLRDFDWTAQL
- the trbI gene encoding IncP-type conjugal transfer protein TrbI — translated: MVQSLQLGGAANAEAESGIKRINRLPIVVVIVLVIAFLGVIFYGLTTRGLNFGKDTGPETSSGNPASTFADQIKRGVTDGIIGEPQQQTTFQPTPVETKEEKDKAKNPFTPQPGERQEQQRGQELESEKVWRARLEREQQEQYLRERHRQRMARLQANDAAYDAPLAIDRSKLEARADETTSAGTTTNTASSTTTGATSDLYAAALRAGLGGQNIDPNGQSSKEDFFNADLKDLGYLPKRVVPQQSPFELKRGSVIPATLITGINSDLPGRITAQVSQNVYDSATGHRLLIPQGTKLFGRYDSKVSFGQSRVLVVWTDIIFPNGSTLQIGGMAGTDAQGYGGFHDKVNNHYWRTFGSAALIALIGTGIDASLPESSTLATQDTASDAARRNFAESFGRVAELTISRNLNIQPTLEIRPSYKFNVLVDQDIVFARAYP
- a CDS encoding recombinase family protein — encoded protein: MLIGYMRVSSSDERQSVALQRDALLAVGVDQRHLHQDRASGARDDRPGLKACLAELCEGDVLVVWKLDRLGRSLSHLIRIVEDLKTHGIAFRSLTEAIDTTNSHGSFLFNLFGTLAEYERTLITERVNAGLAAARRRGRKGGRPPTIDTEKIEQILAALEAGSSKAAVCRTFHVPRSTLIDTLRRAGWTGPGKADDPATPV